The Azospirillum fermentarium genomic sequence CCGGGGGCGCCGCCACTTCGCCGAAGCCGCCGCCGCCTATCGCCGCGTGATCGCCCTCAATCCCGCCTTCGTCCAAGTCTACGCCAATCTTGGCAGTGTGCTGAGAGAGGTGTTTGATCTGGACGGTGCCCGCCGGTCGTGCCTGCGTGCGCTGACCCTTCAGCCGGCCTCGGCCCAGGCGTGGAACAATCTGGGGATCGTTGAAGGGGAGCGGGGCGATGCCCCCGCCGCCGCCGCGGCCTTCCGCCAGGCACTTGCCGACAAACCCGACTTTGCCGAGGCTTGCGGCAATCTGGGCAACCTCAGCCAGACCGACGGTCAACTGGCTGCGGCCGTGCGCTCCTACGAGCAGGCGGTGGCGATGGACCCGGCCTACGCCGAGGTTTATGGAAATCTGGGTGTGGTCCATCAGCGCCAGGACCGGCTGAAGCAGGCGCTGACCGCGTACCGGCGCAGCCTGTGTCTGCGCCCCGACAACGCCGCGGTGCATTCCAATCTGATTTTCGCCATGGATTTCGATCCCGGCTGCGGGGTGGCGGTTCATCAGGCGGAGCGGCGGTTCTGGAACGAACGGCATGCGTGGCCCCTGTCGATGCTGGTGGCCCCCCACGACAACGACCACACCATCGACCGGCGCCTGCGCATCGGCTATGTGTCGGCGGACTTCCGCCGTCATTCCGCGGCCTATGCCTTCGCTCCCATCCTGTTGAACCATGACCGCAGCCGTTTTGACGTGCTGTGCTATTCCCAGGGTGGAACCGAGGATGCCATGACCGCCCGGCTGCGCGGAGCGGCCACCGTGTGGCGGTCGATCCGCGGACAATCCGACGAGGCGGTGGCCCGCCAGATCCGTGCCGACGCGGTGGACATCCTGGTCGATCTGTCCGGCCATTCCGCCGGCAACCGTCTTCTGGTCTTTGCCCGCAAGCCGGCGCCGGTGCAGGTGTCGGCGTGGGGGCATGTGACCGGTACCGGTCTCAGCGCCATGGATTACCTGCTGGCCGGGCCATCGCTGATCCAGCCGTCGGAACGGGAGCTGTTCAGTGAAACGGTGGTAGACCTTCCGTGCCTGTTCGTCTATCAGCCGCCCGACGATCTGCCCCCGGTCGCACCGCCGCCGTTGCTGATGCGGCGTGGGACCATTACGTTCGGCTGTCTCAACCGGCTGGCCAAGGTGTCGGCAGAGGTGCTTTCCCTGTGGGCCGAGCTTTTGAAGGCCGTGCCGGGTGCGCGGCTGCTGCTGAAGGACACGGTGCTCGACGATCCGCACCAGCAGCAGCGGATCCTGACGGCCTTGCGGGAGGTGGGGATTGGTCCAGAACGGGTTGTTCTGATGGGGGGGTCGTCGCACCGTGACCATCTGGCCGCCTATGGGCAGGTGGACATCGCACTCGACCCCTTCCCTCAGAACGGCGGCATCAGCACGGCGGAAGCGTTGTGGATGGGGGTTCCGGTGATCACCCTGCGCGGAGGAAGCCTGCCGGGCCGGGTGTCGGCCAGTCTCCTGGAAGCCGTGGGATGCGGGGCCTGGGTTGCGGACACCCGCGACGATTATCTGCGTCTGCCGCTGGCCATTCTGAGCAACCTGCCGGAGATGGTGCGCACAAGGGCCGAACTCAGGGGACGGATGGCGTCGTCCCCGCTGGGCAACGTGCGGGCCTACACCGCCATGGTGGAACGGGTCTACCGCGCCATGTGGCGCTGCTGGTGCGAGGGACAGTAATACGGGCGAGGGCTTGAAATGACCCTTTCAGGCGTTCGCCGGCCGCCGCGGCTGCGCGCCACATGGCGCGGGAGAACCGGGGGCAGTTGAACGCACTCCCCCTGTTTTTACTCCCACACCGTGACGCGCCGGAACCCGCCTGTGGCCCTGTCCGGCTCCACCACCAGCCGGGCGCGAGTGCCGAAGGCCGCCGCCAGCCGGGCGAATCCCCCATAGCTCAACGCCACCACATCGGCGTTCATCAGCAGGTGGAAATCCTGCAGATGCTCCAGCCCTTTCCACGGCTCCGCCAGGGACTGCAGGGTATGGGGGGCGAAGGGGGCGAATTCCGGCAGGACCAATGGATCGTCGGTCGCCACCAGCAGCACCGGGCGATGCAGCGTATCCCACATCTGCCCCAGCCATGCACGGTAGGCAGGGAAATCAATCCCTCCTTCCAGAGAACGGTCGGTGCGGCGGATGTGAACGGCGACAATGGTTTCCCCCATTGCATCGAGCCGGTCAACCGCCGGGCGGAGCCACGGATCCCAGAGCGCCCGTGGCCGCATCCAGCCTTGAATCGTTGCACGATGTCCGGCGATCTCGGCCAACTCCATCACCGGCCAACCGAGGAAGACATCCACATTTTGGATGGGGTCCGCGGTGTCATTCAACAGCCCGTCCCGGAACCGCGCCCGGAATCCCGTGTGGTCCCGCAGGATGTTGTCCTGCGGTTTGATCATCAGCGGATCGTCGAGCTCGAAGAGCAGGGCCCCGCTCCATTCCGGCGTTTCCAGTTCAAGCCCGTATTTCTCGGCATAGAGACGGGTGGAGATGTAGTCGTAGAGGGTGTGGGCAAATCGGCCGTAACTGTTCAACGACGACACCGACAGAACGCCCCGGCCCAAAGAGCCGCGCCGGTCGAACCGGGTACCGGCCGGGGCCGACTGGCGCAGGCGCAGGCAGCTCAAGGCCGAGCTGGTGCTGCTGATATGGCTTTTCAGCCACTGGGACCGTTCCAGCAGTCGGTACGCCTCCTCCCTTCTTTCCTGATCCAGACACGCAAGCCCGACGCCGCCGATGGCCTCTGCCGACACGGGCTCAAGCGCGGCGGCCTGGCGATAGGCATGCTCCGCCTTTGCCGCGTGTCCACCGAGGCGTAGCGTATCGCCGTAGAATGTATAGGACGGCACATAATCGGGATCGACCTGGATGGCATGGGCCAGTAACCGGGCCGCCTCTTCATGGCGGCCCAGCCGGCTGAGTGTCAGGCCCAAAACGATCCAAGGGTTTCGCATATGGGGGACGGCATCGACCAAGCGCCGGCAGACGCTTTCCGCTTTTTCCAGATGAAAGCCGTTGAAGAGATCCAGGGCCACATTGGCCAGCGTCCGGTAGCAGTCGAGTGCGGTGTCATGGTGCCCCATGTCATGCAGCACGCTGGCCAGATTGAGCAGGATCATGCTCTCGGCCGGAGCAATGCTGTGGCATCGCCTCAGGATGCTTAAGGCATGTTCCCGATCCCCGCGCCGGCGTTGAATCATGGCATAAAGATTGAGAAGGAACGGATCGTCATCGATCGTTTCGGCGACCGGTTTCAGCAGCGCGTGCGCATCATCCATCCGGCCATCGCGATAGTGGGCAAAGGCCACGGCCTGCCATCGTTCCGAGACACGGCTCCGTAGCTGGGCGAGAAAGTCACCCGGAGGCTGAAGCGCCGCTGTTTGCGCAATGGTGGCGCAATCCCAGAAGGGGGTGGGCAGGGTAGAGGATGTGCGCGCCCAGATCACCGGCAGAAGATTGATGATATTATCGTTCAGATTGGGCTGATCCGGGGACAGGCGCCGGCTGCGGGCGAGCAAGGCCAGCCCATGCGGCATGTCGCCGATGCGAACCTCCACCAGCCCTTGGAAATGCATGATGGCAGGATTGCCGGGATCCAGGGAGCATGCATGACGATAAAGGGGCAGGGCCTCGACTAAGAGCTGCTTCCGGTGCAGTTCAAGGGCGCGCGCCGTCAGTGTCGCAGACAAAAGTGCCGAAGCTCCGGCATCATCCTGATCCTGGATCATCAATTTATCCTGCTGGCGGGAGGCGCTGCAGCACGTCCCATAAGTGGGGCGAAACGCTCCAAGAAATGCTGGGAGACGCGGCTGTCGCTGATACGGGCGCAGCCGACGGGATCCATCCCGTTGAGGTGCTGCTGCTGTGGTGTCATCGGCGGAATATCGGCATGCGACAGGCCAAGCGCTTCCTGGGTGGCGGCCAGGATCTCGTCGGCAGCAGCAGGACGGGCGGTCAAGGCCGCGTCGGGGAAATTCCAGAAGGAGAATTCGGGAAACTTCGACAAGAGGCCGTAGTGTTCGGAAAAGGGAAGCATCCTGCCGCTTTGCCGCTCCGTCAGCACCGACGGCAGTGCGACCGCCCGCCGGGCAAAGGGAGGAAAGCACAAATGCCAGTAGTTGGCATAGACGAAGGGGATGTCGAAGCTCTCCGCCAGATAGGAAATCCCCGAACCGGCCAGCAGGGCAAAGCGCGCATGGCGAAACAGGATCAGGTCGTTCTCGAACGATGCCAGGGGATCGCCGGCATAGTTGTAGATGTCGAAGCGGCGGAACGCGTCGGGCATCGGCTCCCGCCCCGCCATCACCAGCCGGTATCCGTTGTCGTGCAGATAGGCCATGGCATCGAGGTATGTAGCGGGATCCGTCGGCCGCGCCGTAGCGTTGATGGGATCCACCTTCAGATGGATCAGCGCGTACTTCTGCACCCGCCCGATGCGTTCCGCCAGTGCCCCGGGAAGAGGAACGTCGTGCCACAGAGGCATGTAGCCCCGGCTGAGTGCCCGGCGGCGGTAGAGCCGCACCGTCAGGTCGATGGCCGGGCCACGGGGCAGCATATGCCAGAGCTGCGAACCCAATGCGAAGATCCGTGTCTTCTGGCCTGGTGGAACCCATGTCTTCAGGTGCGAAACGCCCACATCCACGGTCAGTTCGGGGTGATAGAGCGCCACCTCCCGTGCCATGGCGTGCCATTGGTCGCTGACCACCACATTGGTGAAGTGGGATGCATAAAGCCGTCCGATGGCACGGGCGAAGCCGGTTTGGGGCAGGATCAGAAGATAGGGGCAGTCCTGCCGGATCTCGCCCAGATGCCGCATGCGCAGGAAGTTTTCGGTTTCCGCGATGACATGCCCGGTGGCCTGGAACATGTTCACCGGCAGGCGTGAACCGGTCCTTTGCAGGAAATCCACCAGATCATGCAGGTTGCGGATGGGGCCGGGCGGAGGGGAGTGGACGGCGGTCATGCAGCTATCCTGCACTGCAGGTGGAACGAAGAGTGGATCAGGGCCGCCAGAGATCGATCCCATCGGGCCGCCCATGGCGATTCAGGCAGGACCGGACATCCACCACCAACCCTGCTCCGCCCAGGAGCAAGGCGCTCAGCTCTGCCCAGGACAGCCGGCGGTAATCATGGTGCGGCACGGCCAGGATCACCGCGTCGGCCGCTTCCAGCCTGTCGAACGGCACCAGATCCAGGCCATGCTCGTGGCGTGCATGTCTGGGATCGGCCAAAGGATCGCTGACCTGGACCCGCACGCCAAAGCTTACCAGTTCATGCACGATATCGATGACGCGGGTGTTGCGGATATCCGGGACGTTTTCCTTGAAGGTCAGCCCCAGGACCGTGATCATCCGTGGGCGGGTGCCGTGGCGCAGCAGGTGCTTTACGGTCTCCTGCGCGATTCGAAGCCCCATACCGTCGTTGATCCGCCGCCCGGCCAGGATCACCTCGGGATGATAGCCGAACTGTTCGGCCCGGTAGGTCAGGTAATAGGGATCGACGCCGATGCAGTGGCCCCCCACCAGACCCGGCGTGAAAGGCAGAAAATTCCATTTTGTGCCGGCCGCCGCCAACACGTCATGGGTATCGATGCCCAGGCGCTGGAAGATGATCGACAGCTCGTTCATCAGCGCGATGTTCAGGTCACGCTGGGTGTTCTCGATGACTTTGGCCGCTTCGGCCACGGCGATGGAGGGGGCGCGGTGAATGCCTGCCTTGACCACGCTGCCATAGACGGCTGCTATCATGTCCAGGGTGGCGGCATCGGACCCCGACACCACTTTGGTTATGCTCTCGAACCGGTGTTGCCGGTCGCCGGGGTTGATGCGTTCGGGGGAATAGCCCACGCCGAAATCCCGCCCCAGCCGCAAACCCGATTCCGCTTCCAGGATCGGCACGCAGTCCTCTTCGGTGGCGCCAGGATAGACGGTGGATTCGTAGACAACGATCGCGCCTGGTTTCAGATACCGGCCCACGGTCTTTGACGCCGCCAGAAGCGGCCCCAGGTCGGGACGTTTGGTGACGGTGACCGGGGTGGGAACGGTGATGATATGGAAATCGGCCTCGGCCAGCCGGGCCGGGTCGCTGGTCAGATCCAGAGGAACGGCGGCCAGCCTATCCGTGCCGATCTCGCCCGTTCGGTCATGGCCGTCGGCCAGTTCCCGGATACGCTCCGGGTCGATATCGAACGCAATCACGGCGCCATGGTGCGCAGCCATCGCCACGGCGACGGGCAAACCCACGTAACCCAAGCCGATCACGGCAACGCGACGGGGCGAATTCATTCTGAAAGCGACCGTTTTTTTCTGTCTTTTCGTGCCGGTTTTCACCCCGGTCAGGCAGAGATACCGTTACCCCTGCCGTTTGGCAACATTTGATCGTTCTGCTCAATATTATGGCGAAGCAAGACAGGGGGATTGACGGTTCGATGATTGAGCGATGGCCGGCTGCCGTTAACATCAGGCTTGGATTGTGGCGTGTCTTGAAAAAAATGAATGCCTTTTGTATAGTCCATCCTCACATTAATTATGAAGATGATATAGGATAATCATGGGCCTTGGCATATGGGACGATTTCGATATCGCTCTGCTTGGTCGTGATGATACCGATAATATGCCGCGAAAGCCTCTGAATATTTCCGCTGGAATTATTAAAGATGGGTACGCCGAAGAGGTGTCGGCCCCTCATGCCGGTGGGGAAGCGATACGTGAACAAGTCAAGTTTTTCTTCAGCCTGACGCATTGTTTCAAGCTGTTCCAAGTGAAATTTTCTCGATTTCAGCAACTTCGGCATGCTGTCCGGTTGTTGTGATAAAATGATCTGTAAAATGATACTCACTTCATTAGTGAGTAATGATGCTGATCCTGACAGTGGCGCTGACAAAGGCTTTATGATGATTGGCAAGACCATGTGTGAAAGCGATCGTGCCTATCCTGCCCCAGGTTCTGAGGCCCAATCGGGAAGCCTCAATCCGATAGGGCTTATTATTCCGCCATCAGCCTTTCTGCTTGATGAGAGAGTCTTTGTCAGTCTTGGAATATTGAAGATTGCAAGTGCTCTGGAACAGCAGGGCCATGCTGTTGCGCTTCTCGATCTTTCGGGCATCAAGAACTTTGATGACGCTCTGGTCTCCTTCTTGGATGATAATGTCATAAAGGTCATCGGGATCACAGCAACCACCCCTCAGCTTCCGGCCATTGCGGTCGTGGCAGCCACCATCCGCCGTTTGCGGCCTGATATCCGTCTCATTCTGGGCGGGCCGCATGTAACCTTGGTCTATGCCGCCTTGAAGCTTGAGCGGCGTACGCGGCCCGGTGTCCAGGGCCGTGCGGCTCAGGCCGCAGCCCAATTGGAAGAGATGTTTGATGTTCTTGTGACCGGGGATGGCGAACGGGCCGTCTTTGCAGCCCTGGCACCAGATGCGCCAAAGGTCATTGATGGGGATGACAACAAGGGGCCTTATTTCCTCAGCAACGCGGATTTTACCGCCAGCCCCTTGCCGGCGCGTCATTTGATCGACCTTAACACATATAAGTATTCTATCGAGGGATCTCCTGCAACCAGCCTTATTGCTCAGCTCGGATGCCCGTTCAGCTGTGGGTTTTGTGGTGGCAGAAACAGTAAGAGTCTGCGAATCATTCGAACGAGAACGGTTGAATCCATTCTCGCGGAAGTGAAATTCCTTCATAAGGAGTATGGATATACTGGGTTTATGTTCTATGATGACGAGTTGAACGTCACGAAGACGATGGTCAATTTGCTTAATGGATTGGCTGATCTTCAGGAGGAATTGGGGGCAAAATTTCAATTGAGGGGCTTTGTCAAAGCCGAGCTGTTCACGGAGGAGCAGGCTGAGGCAATGGTGCGTGCCGGATTCCGTTGGCTTTTGTGTGGGTTTGAAGCAGCTCATCCACGGATTCTGACCAACATCCGGAAGCGCGCTACGCTGGAAGAAAATACCCGCGCTGTTGAGATCGCTAAGAAGTATGGGCTTAAGGTTAAGGCTTTGATGTCTTTGGGGCATCCTGGAGAAACAGAAGAAACGGCTCTTTCGATTCGTGACTGGTTGATTAAGTCACAAGTCGATGATTTTGATTGTACAGTAATTACAACTTATCCTGGAACTCCGTATTACGATGAGGCAGTCCCTCATCCTGATCTTCCCGATGTATGGACATATACTCAACCTGAGACAGGCGATCGCTTGCATTCCGAGAATGTCAACTTCATGCGGACCGCCGAGTATTATAAGGGAGACCCCGAAGGAGGGTATGTATCCCATATCTTTACTGATGCACTATCGCCTCGTGATATTGTTAATCTTCGGAATGTTATCGAACGTGATGTGCGGGCGGCTCTCGGGATCCCATTCAACCCCTCCCGCGCAGCTGTCCTTTATGAACATTCGATGGGGCAGAGCCTTCCTCCCTTTATCCTGCGGTCAAGTTCAGTGACCCAACATCAGTAATGTTCGGGTGTCGTCAATCCCGGTGTGGCGAAGGGGGGCTCTCACGCAAACTCTGTGAACACGCCCGCCGATAATCTTGGAAGATGCTGTGGCTATGGTGGAGGGAGGTACTGTGCACAGTACCTCCGCCGGCGCGCTCAAAATTTCTACACAGGCCTGGCTGGTCTGTCTTGCCGTTGACGAGCGCCAGAGGCGCAGCACGGAGACAAGGCCTTATCGGAGCATTAACGGAAGTGAAGTCGCAAAGTTTCAATCATTCGGGCGATGCGGTTGACCATCGTGTGGTTTCTCATGGCATAAAGGTGGCGCTTATAAGCTCCCTCCCTGCCCCCCTGATCAAACTGCTTCAAGGCAATTTCATAAGCCCGTCGAATCTCATTAATATCATAATAATTGAACCGAATAACTGGAAGTCTCAACTGATCTTCTACGCTGATAATATGGTCTAGACCATTGATGTTGGAGCAAACCAATGGAATCTGTCCTGCAGACAAGGCATCGAAAATGCGAATCGGTATGTCAGTATTAATAGATACGGACAATGATACCTTATGATTTACCCATTCTGCGAATCTATCCTCTGTAGTTGGCAGATTATAGTATTTATCATTGATTATGTTCTGTGGGCGCAGATACAAATTATTTTCGGTAATTTTCTCTATACACTCTCGCAATATAAAATTGCGACTCATGTCTGGATATTCTCTGAATCCACCGTATAGTGAATCGGACCTTTGGCGTGCTCCGAACTTAATATACATCTCCTCCATTTCATGAATTGATCCAAATTGATAGGTTGCTGCTGGAAGTGAATTCATTACATGAGTATTGATTGTCTTGAGGTAATCGACGCTTGTCTCGTGTATTGGGAATACAATATCAAAGTACGACGATATGGACAGGGATGTGCCAAACATATGGTGGTGATCCCATAGCCATATACACGAAATACCATTTTTGCCGCAATTAATTGTATAATTAACAGCAGAAGAAAGATTATTTTGCGTCAATACATAATTACTCGTCGTGAAAAATATGTCATATAGTTCAGTTTCTTTCTCAAGATCTTCCGCTTTTTCTATTATCTTTACATTGTGGCCATGCATCCTGAAATGATTCGATATTGCTTCAGATATATGGTCATAAAAAAGCCCAACGATATTGAGCGAGGGCTTTTCAGCAATGGCTCGGCCTTTTCTGGAGACGATCAGTGCTTTTTGGGTTCGCAGAGCCGCAACCTCATCCGAGGCGGCATTTTCGAGGGCGCGAAGCTGTTGGTTGGCCTGCGCGATCCTCCCAATTACCTTTTGCGCAATCTCATGAGACAGGTTGAATGTTTCTGCGGCCATGGCGAAGTCCGACTCCAGAGGCAAGCATAAAGTGAAATCTTAATTAATATGGCATGATAAATTTATTTGGTCAAGTTGACGCCGATGCTTTTTTACGGATCGGGAATGTATTTTTTCTTGAAAAATTGGTTGATCCAAAGTCCTATTTTTTGCGTAACATGAATTAACTATTTATTATTCAAGAGAGATAATCTGCTATCAAAAAAATTTGTCTCCGCCCGCGCGGACAGAGGCCCGGTTGCTGGAACGGGAAAGGGTGGATAATATCCACCTTCTCAGATACCGCCTTGCCTTGAGGGCTTCAAAGGATACGTTATGGCCGCTTCCAACGCCGACACCACCTGTCTGGTGGTCTGCGCCGACAGCAATATCTTCGATCTTCTGGTGGGCTTGTTGCTGTCGTTGCAGGCGCGCGATCGCTCCCGGTACGTGGTGGGATTGATCGATGTCGGGTTGGACCAGCCCCAGCGGGACTACCTGAAGAATCTGTGCGATGGGATCGAGCCCGTGGATCCCGAGCGTCTGGTCCCGTTGCCCGATGAAATCCGCCGTAAGATCGAAGGCCAAAGCCCATTCTGGCGGGCGCAGGCGTGCCGCCCCTTCCTGCCGGAGTATTTTCCCGGCCATCGCCATTATGTTCATCTGGATGCTGATATGTGGGTCCAGAGCTTTGGCTTCCTGGATGCCGCGCGGGATTTCATGGACGCTGGGAAAGCGGTGATCGTACCGGAGGCCGACGCCATGTATCCGCACCTTTTCTCCTGGCAGGCAAGTGAACGCTATACCACGGACAAAGCGGTACTGACGGCCCAGATCCTCGGTGAAACGGTGGCGCGCCAAACGTCGGCCATGCCCTATCTGAACACGGGCTTTTTCGGTCTCCACCGGGATGCGCCCCATTGGGGGGTGTTCAAGGATTGGCTGGGTCGTGCCTTTGCCCGCGGTTACCACCATCTCAGCGAACAGATGACCTTCAATGCCGTCCTTTACCATCTGACGGGAAGGGTTCAGGCCATGCCGGCAGTGTGCAACTGGCTGTGCAGCTATGCCACCCCGGTGCGCGACGAGCAGGGGCGATGGTGTTCACCGGGATACCCGCGCCAGCCCATCGACCTGTTGCATCTGACCGGGACCGACAAGGTGGCGCGGTACAAGCCTCTGGGGCTGCTGTACGATGGTGGCGCCTATCTGCAGGGCATTGCGCACCTCTGCCGTACGGCCTGATAGGGGGATATGACGTTGCGTCCGTTCACCTTCATCTCTGCCGAGCGCTTGTGCCCGCAGGTGGCATCTGTGGATCAGATGGACCCGGCCATTCCGGGCCGCGTGACCATTCATCCGGCGGGAAGCATCGCCCATCAGCCGCCCCGCTATGCCTTTGACGACGACGACCTGATGGCGCCGGGGCAGGTCTCGGAAGCGCCGATCAATCTGCGTGCTCACACCGCTGACCACAGCAGCACCTTTCTGGCAACGTTGCCAGGGGCGGTCGTGGAAAAATTCGCCGCCTTCCCGACCCCAGCCAACACGTTCCATGTCTTCGCCGATGAAGGGGTGGCGGTTGCAGAGGCATTTCACAACCGTACCAGCCATGAATTTGTATCGCGGCTGATGGGGGAATGCCTGACCGTGCCGGCATCGGGCGGTGGTCCCAGCCTGGCGGTGCCCGTGGTCGATTGGGCCGAGCCTGACCTGACGGTGGCCGAACCGTGCCTGCTGATGTCCAGCCGTTTCATTCATCACAACTATTATCACTGGCTCTTTGAAGGGTTGACCCGTTTCTGGTGCCGGGAGCATCTGCCGGATTTCGACTCCCTGACCCTGATTCTGCCATCGGGTGATCTGCGCCCTTTCCACACGGGAGTGTTGGAGCGCATGGGGTTGCGCAATCGGCTGATGGTCTTGAACCGCCGGCTCACCCGGTTCGAGCGGCTGTGGTTCCCGTCCTTTCTCGATCCAGGTACGGTGACTCCCCGTCAGGTGGCGTGGCTCCGGCGGCTGATGTTTTCGGTTTTCCCTGCCGCGGCGGCCCCGGCCCGGCGGCGGCGCATCTATGTGTCCCGTTGTGACGCCAAGGCCCGCATCGTCAGCAATGAGGCCGAGGTGATGGCCCGTCTGGAACCGCTGGGCTTCACCATGATCGTACCGGGCCGCATGAGTCTGGAGCAGCAGGTCGCTGCCTTCGCCGGAGCCGAAATGGTGGTGGCGCCCCATGGGGCAGCCAATGCCAGCATCGCCTTTTGTCCTCCGGGAACGCCGTTTATCGAACTGGTGCCTGCCGGTAACCGGTCGGCCCTTTACTGGATGCAAGCGAATGTGGGCGGGTTGCCTTATGGGCGCCTGGTGTGTGCCGAGGACCGCCCCGGTGTTTCAATGATCGCTGATCCGGTACGGCTGGCCCATATGGTGCAGCAGGCCGTGAAGGACTGCTGACGGCTCTTGTCGTCGCCTGTTTGAAGTCGTGAATGCCCGCCAGCATGCGCCGGCATTCACGGTGTGGCGCCGGTGAAGAAGGGCAGAGCCGGCAGGCTGTCGCACCAGCGGTGCCAGATTGTGCGGAGGACGGTTTCGAAGCAGCGCGTGAAGCGGTTTGTATCGCACAGGGGCGATGCGGCCATACGGTGTCGCAGGCCGTGGCGAATGGCGTCGAGAGCCTGGATGTCGGCGGCGATCTGGGCACCGCGTTCGATGAAGTCGGGCTGGTCATGGGCGACGAAGGAGCCGAGGCCGATGCCGCGCATGAGGGATGCGCCGACGCGGGCGGCGTGGCGGTCACCGCACAGGGTGAGGACGGGGACGCCCATCCACAGGGCCTCGCAGGTGGTGGTCGTGCCGTTGTAGGGGAAGGGATCGAGGGCGATGTCGAGGCGGTTGTAGAGGCCGAGATGCTCGGCGGTGCCGCTGGTCCAGGGGATGAGGTCGAGGCGCTCGGGTGCGATGCCGGCGGCGGCGAAGCGGGCGGTCACGCGGTTGCGGACACCGGCATCGGCCAGGGGGCGGCTTTTGAGGATCAGGCGGCTGCCGGGGACGCGGGCCATCAGCGCGGCCCACAGGGCGATGGTCGCCGGGTTGGTCTTGAGCAGGTTGTTGAAGGATCCGAAGGTGACGAAGCCGTTGCGCTGCGCCGGAAGCGGCCCGATGGGTGAGGCGTCGGCGGGGGGCTGATAGCACAGGAAGGAGGGGTCGAGGCGGACGAGGGCCTCGCAGGCGTGGGCGTCGGCGGTACCCTCGGGGTCGGTGATGCTGTCGACGATGCGGTAGTCGATGGCGGGGACGCCGGTGGTGGCGGGGTATCCCAGCCATGTGG encodes the following:
- a CDS encoding O-linked N-acetylglucosamine transferase, SPINDLY family protein, whose protein sequence is MESTFEQAVRHHQAGRLAEAEKLYWTVLKLRPNHARALQYLGVIARQTGHLGAAISLLRQAVEAAPKAVDGRLSLGNALSDAGYLDEAAAVYGEALAQKPDFPEAHFALGNVLMRQGHYEQAQLSYLSALSLRADYADAWINLGNAHRGRRHFAEAAAAYRRVIALNPAFVQVYANLGSVLREVFDLDGARRSCLRALTLQPASAQAWNNLGIVEGERGDAPAAAAAFRQALADKPDFAEACGNLGNLSQTDGQLAAAVRSYEQAVAMDPAYAEVYGNLGVVHQRQDRLKQALTAYRRSLCLRPDNAAVHSNLIFAMDFDPGCGVAVHQAERRFWNERHAWPLSMLVAPHDNDHTIDRRLRIGYVSADFRRHSAAYAFAPILLNHDRSRFDVLCYSQGGTEDAMTARLRGAATVWRSIRGQSDEAVARQIRADAVDILVDLSGHSAGNRLLVFARKPAPVQVSAWGHVTGTGLSAMDYLLAGPSLIQPSERELFSETVVDLPCLFVYQPPDDLPPVAPPPLLMRRGTITFGCLNRLAKVSAEVLSLWAELLKAVPGARLLLKDTVLDDPHQQQRILTALREVGIGPERVVLMGGSSHRDHLAAYGQVDIALDPFPQNGGISTAEALWMGVPVITLRGGSLPGRVSASLLEAVGCGAWVADTRDDYLRLPLAILSNLPEMVRTRAELRGRMASSPLGNVRAYTAMVERVYRAMWRCWCEGQ
- a CDS encoding TIGR04372 family glycosyltransferase — translated: MTAVHSPPPGPIRNLHDLVDFLQRTGSRLPVNMFQATGHVIAETENFLRMRHLGEIRQDCPYLLILPQTGFARAIGRLYASHFTNVVVSDQWHAMAREVALYHPELTVDVGVSHLKTWVPPGQKTRIFALGSQLWHMLPRGPAIDLTVRLYRRRALSRGYMPLWHDVPLPGALAERIGRVQKYALIHLKVDPINATARPTDPATYLDAMAYLHDNGYRLVMAGREPMPDAFRRFDIYNYAGDPLASFENDLILFRHARFALLAGSGISYLAESFDIPFVYANYWHLCFPPFARRAVALPSVLTERQSGRMLPFSEHYGLLSKFPEFSFWNFPDAALTARPAAADEILAATQEALGLSHADIPPMTPQQQHLNGMDPVGCARISDSRVSQHFLERFAPLMGRAAAPPASRIN
- a CDS encoding nucleotide sugar dehydrogenase; this translates as MNSPRRVAVIGLGYVGLPVAVAMAAHHGAVIAFDIDPERIRELADGHDRTGEIGTDRLAAVPLDLTSDPARLAEADFHIITVPTPVTVTKRPDLGPLLAASKTVGRYLKPGAIVVYESTVYPGATEEDCVPILEAESGLRLGRDFGVGYSPERINPGDRQHRFESITKVVSGSDAATLDMIAAVYGSVVKAGIHRAPSIAVAEAAKVIENTQRDLNIALMNELSIIFQRLGIDTHDVLAAAGTKWNFLPFTPGLVGGHCIGVDPYYLTYRAEQFGYHPEVILAGRRINDGMGLRIAQETVKHLLRHGTRPRMITVLGLTFKENVPDIRNTRVIDIVHELVSFGVRVQVSDPLADPRHARHEHGLDLVPFDRLEAADAVILAVPHHDYRRLSWAELSALLLGGAGLVVDVRSCLNRHGRPDGIDLWRP
- a CDS encoding B12-binding domain-containing radical SAM protein; the encoded protein is MLSGCCDKMICKMILTSLVSNDADPDSGADKGFMMIGKTMCESDRAYPAPGSEAQSGSLNPIGLIIPPSAFLLDERVFVSLGILKIASALEQQGHAVALLDLSGIKNFDDALVSFLDDNVIKVIGITATTPQLPAIAVVAATIRRLRPDIRLILGGPHVTLVYAALKLERRTRPGVQGRAAQAAAQLEEMFDVLVTGDGERAVFAALAPDAPKVIDGDDNKGPYFLSNADFTASPLPARHLIDLNTYKYSIEGSPATSLIAQLGCPFSCGFCGGRNSKSLRIIRTRTVESILAEVKFLHKEYGYTGFMFYDDELNVTKTMVNLLNGLADLQEELGAKFQLRGFVKAELFTEEQAEAMVRAGFRWLLCGFEAAHPRILTNIRKRATLEENTRAVEIAKKYGLKVKALMSLGHPGETEETALSIRDWLIKSQVDDFDCTVITTYPGTPYYDEAVPHPDLPDVWTYTQPETGDRLHSENVNFMRTAEYYKGDPEGGYVSHIFTDALSPRDIVNLRNVIERDVRAALGIPFNPSRAAVLYEHSMGQSLPPFILRSSSVTQHQ
- a CDS encoding glycosyltransferase family 61 protein, with amino-acid sequence MTLRPFTFISAERLCPQVASVDQMDPAIPGRVTIHPAGSIAHQPPRYAFDDDDLMAPGQVSEAPINLRAHTADHSSTFLATLPGAVVEKFAAFPTPANTFHVFADEGVAVAEAFHNRTSHEFVSRLMGECLTVPASGGGPSLAVPVVDWAEPDLTVAEPCLLMSSRFIHHNYYHWLFEGLTRFWCREHLPDFDSLTLILPSGDLRPFHTGVLERMGLRNRLMVLNRRLTRFERLWFPSFLDPGTVTPRQVAWLRRLMFSVFPAAAAPARRRRIYVSRCDAKARIVSNEAEVMARLEPLGFTMIVPGRMSLEQQVAAFAGAEMVVAPHGAANASIAFCPPGTPFIELVPAGNRSALYWMQANVGGLPYGRLVCAEDRPGVSMIADPVRLAHMVQQAVKDC